The genomic stretch ACGGTCCCATCTGCCGGTGGTTTCTCTTCTTGAGGCGGCTTTGGAGCGTCGGTGTCTTTACCGAATATCCTTTGCAATGATAAGTCCAGGGTTGGCTCCATAACCACTTCATTACCGTGGGCCACTATTACGCGGCGCAACTCGGGCATTCTGCTTTGATCGGACTGAAGGTAAATAGGTTCCACATAAAGCAGTGCGTCCTCCACCGGAATAACCAAAAGGTTCCCTCTGATTACGGAAGAGCCCCTCTGGTCCCACAAAGTTAGTTGCTCAGAAATAGTAGTGTCTTGGTTAATCCTGGCCTCAATTTGCATGGGACCATATACCAATTCTTGTTTAGGGAATTGGTAAGAAAGTAAGTTGCCGTAATTCTCCCCGTCCGATCGGGCGGCAAGCCAGGCAATCATGTTGTTCTTATCTTGGGGGGTGTAGGGCATTATGAGTACGTACTCTGGTTGCTCTTCCCCTGGCAATCTGGTCATAGTGTAATAGGGTTCCATAGCTTGTTCCTCGCCGCGGTATTGCTCGGTGGGCATATTCCATCTATCTTCTTTATTATAAAACATCTCTGGGTTGGTCATATGATATAGGGAGAATTTTTCAGCCTGTACCATAAACATGTCCACCGGGTACCTAATATGATTTTGTAGATCATCCGGCATCTCAGATAAAGGTACGAACAGGTCCTTAAAGATGCTTTGATACGTTTGCAAAACCGGCTCGGATGCATCAGCGGCATAAAAGGTAACATCACCGCTATAAGCATCAACTACAACCTTAACCGAATTGCGAATATAGTTATCACGGCCGTTAAACGGCTCTGAATAAGGAAACATATTTGTGGTGGTATATGCGTCCCACATCCAGTACTGTTTGCCTTCACTTATAACCAGGTAGGGATCGCCGTCATACTTTAAAAAAGGTGCAATACGGGGAACCCTTTCTCTTATATTACGGCGGAATAAAATCTGGCTGTCGGGCTGTACGTCAGAAGCCAGTATGAGCCTGTAATCGCCAAAAGCCAGCGCGAAGACTCCTTTTCTGAAAAAGGAATTAACCGTTACCCCACTTTTACCTTCGTACATGGTTGACGCATTTTCATTTCCACTGATGGGATAATCAAATTCTTTGGTAGCAGTATTTACAATAACATAACTGTCGGTGGACTCACCATAATAAATCTCGGGCCTGTCTACCTTAAGGTCTGTATTTCCTGTTGGCGGAATGTTTTTTAAAAGGAATGCCGGCATACCTTCACCGGTGATTTCGTTGACAGGGCTCACGGCCACCCCGTAGCCATGTGTATATTTTAGGCGCTGGTTAATCCATGTCTGAGCTTGGCCCGTCAGTTTACTCTGGTCCATTTCTCTTGCCGCCAGCATTACCTGCCGGTAATTACCGTCAACTACGTACCGGTCAATATCTATATTTTTAAAATCATAATAGGGCCGCATTCCCTGAAGTTGCTTGTAAGTATCACTCAGCGGTCTCCAATCCCACAAGCGTATATTATTGATTGTTTCGGGATTTTCGTCAATCTGTTCTTTACTGAGTACCTGTCCTGCCGGGAAAGGCTTTTGTTCAATTCTATTTAAGTTATAAGCATAACGGGTAAACTCAATGCTGTTTTCAATATATGGGGTTTCTTTGACCAATTCATTGGGCGAAACAATTAATTTTTGAATAGCTGCGGGATAAACACTGCCGATTAAAATAGATACAACCAACAAACCGCCTATGCTATAAACAACCATTTTGAATCGGCGCATAAAAATATTTACAAGTATCACCACGGCTGTTAAAAGAGCAATGACCATTAATATTTTCAAACTCAACAGCCGGGCATGGATATCAGTATAACCTGGTCCGAAAACAGCGCCCTCGGCAGAAAACATGAGGTAATACTGCTGTAGTTTGTAGCCCCATGCTTTAATCAAGAAAAATACGGCGGCCAGGGCTGAAAGGTGATATCGTGCCGCAACTGAATTAAAAATCCTGGTAAGCCCGCCCCGGGTGGAATCACTGAATAGGTAAATAGCGGCCACGGCGATTGCGGACAAAAAAGTTACCCACATCAAAATCTGGTAAATAAACTGGTAGAAAGGTAGTTTGAAGCTGTAAAAACCAGCATCTTTGCCGAATATGGGATCCGCTATACCAAAGGAAGCTGCATTCAGGTATTGCTGCAAAATAATCCAATTATCTTTAACGGCAGTGCTGAT from Bacillota bacterium encodes the following:
- a CDS encoding UPF0182 family protein, which gives rise to MQKNPRRIFTIIAVLAVLVISFFKWGVGLYVDLLWFKSVGYSSVFYTVLLSDLGLRVATATFIFLGLLINLLMTRKPLLEAINASRQQEDDGIITLRPSPLGEFITPRIVTLIYIVGSLVLALLISTAVKDNWIILQQYLNAASFGIADPIFGKDAGFYSFKLPFYQFIYQILMWVTFLSAIAVAAIYLFSDSTRGGLTRIFNSVAARYHLSALAAVFFLIKAWGYKLQQYYLMFSAEGAVFGPGYTDIHARLLSLKILMVIALLTAVVILVNIFMRRFKMVVYSIGGLLVVSILIGSVYPAAIQKLIVSPNELVKETPYIENSIEFTRYAYNLNRIEQKPFPAGQVLSKEQIDENPETINNIRLWDWRPLSDTYKQLQGMRPYYDFKNIDIDRYVVDGNYRQVMLAAREMDQSKLTGQAQTWINQRLKYTHGYGVAVSPVNEITGEGMPAFLLKNIPPTGNTDLKVDRPEIYYGESTDSYVIVNTATKEFDYPISGNENASTMYEGKSGVTVNSFFRKGVFALAFGDYRLILASDVQPDSQILFRRNIRERVPRIAPFLKYDGDPYLVISEGKQYWMWDAYTTTNMFPYSEPFNGRDNYIRNSVKVVVDAYSGDVTFYAADASEPVLQTYQSIFKDLFVPLSEMPDDLQNHIRYPVDMFMVQAEKFSLYHMTNPEMFYNKEDRWNMPTEQYRGEEQAMEPYYTMTRLPGEEQPEYVLIMPYTPQDKNNMIAWLAARSDGENYGNLLSYQFPKQELVYGPMQIEARINQDTTISEQLTLWDQRGSSVIRGNLLVIPVEDALLYVEPIYLQSDQSRMPELRRVIVAHGNEVVMEPTLDLSLQRIFGKDTDAPKPPQEEKPPADGTVETNRELIDKANRLYNTAQDRLKSGDFTGYGETMDELKDVLQKLSTQGSME